ATCGCGCAGAACTCGTTGTTGTAAGCCGTCCCTTCGTACGTCCAGGAATCCTTCGCATCAGAAAACATGGCGTAGTCTCGATGCTGATCGAGCAGCGGATCTACCGTCTTGTTTCCTGTTCCGGTACGAATATTGGATTGACGGACCGCCGCGAACCGTCCGCCCCAGCCACCGAAATCGACGTGTTCGGGAAAGTGTAATCCGTTTGGAATGAGATAAAGAAACGACGGTGTATCGCCCTCATGCAGATACTCGGCCGTCAGATACTGCTGCCCCAGCGGCCCGTGATCCGTTTGGACATTGTGTCGTACCCAATCGGCGTTGAAGACTTCGTCGTTGCCGCCCCGAGTTTCCGGCCACTTGTTGAATGTCGGTGTCGTGCGCGAAATTCCTCGCCACTGTAATTCGGAGGAGATGAGTTTCACGTTTGGATAACGATGCGCGATATAGGCGAAACCTTCGTCCTGCAGAGCAATCTCATAGCCGCGAACCTTTGCGACGAATGCCTCGGCTTCGGCCTGCGTTCGGTCCATTCGAACCTTCATCACGGCTGCCGCGAGCGTGTTGCCGCCGCCCCACGCGCAAAACCACACGGGCCGTTCGTCGTCGCGGTCAATCAGAGAAATAATGTGATTGACGGCTGCGTTGTCCAACTGCTTTGCCGCAGCCTCCATCCCATAGCCATCAACGCCAGAAAACGTGACCGCTCGCAACGACGCTGCATCAGGAAAGTCCTTCGAATGCCGTCGCAGATTGGGGACAACCTCTTCGTAAGCGTCGATCACTCGATGGATCGCGGCAATATCCGGGTCGCTCTTCTTCCAACAACCCGTTGTCGCAACGATCCCTTCCACATCAAACTCGTTGGC
This DNA window, taken from Fuerstiella marisgermanici, encodes the following:
- a CDS encoding DUF1593 domain-containing protein produces the protein MNGPIFRLLACALAIALSALPSAALAQHKHRVVILTDISNEPADQESLVRFLTYANEFDVEGIVATTGCWKKSDPDIAAIHRVIDAYEEVVPNLRRHSKDFPDAASLRAVTFSGVDGYGMEAAAKQLDNAAVNHIISLIDRDDERPVWFCAWGGGNTLAAAVMKVRMDRTQAEAEAFVAKVRGYEIALQDEGFAYIAHRYPNVKLISSELQWRGISRTTPTFNKWPETRGGNDEVFNADWVRHNVQTDHGPLGQQYLTAEYLHEGDTPSFLYLIPNGLHFPEHVDFGGWGGRFAAVRQSNIRTGTGNKTVDPLLDQHRDYAMFSDAKDSWTYEGTAYNNEFCAIFRWREAFQNDFAVRMDWCVKPYDQANHNPVAVVNGDKTRGLIELKAKAGDQLTLNAAASTDPDGDQLGYSWWIYNEPGSCSHTITIQNAKTAQPIVQVPDDATGKNFHVILTLTDDATPPLTSYRRIVVSVD